The Faecalibacter bovis genome includes the window AATTTGTTAGAGGCAGATAACGATTGGTCTGATGATTATGAAACGGCTACTGAAGAAGAATTAATCGACTTAGATTTTGAAGGAATCTATTTTAATGCTTCAGAAGGTTTAGAAGATGAAGAAGCGATTTTAGTTCAATTAATCACTCAAGCAAAAGAGTGTTTAGCAACAGAAATTGATGCCAAAGCAGAAGCGCTTTTAATGAAATTTGAAGCCTTACAACAGGAAAAAAACGACACCAATCTTAAGATTTTGGTGTTTACAGAATTTAGAACGACTCAAAAAATGTTAGTGGATATCTTTTCTAAAAAAGGATATCAAGTGGCATTTATAAACGGAGGCCAAGATTTAGATGAACGTAAACGAGCGCTGGTTTCCTTTAAAGCAGATAAACAAATTCTTATAGCAACAGATGCTGCAGGGGAATCGTTGAACATGCAATTTTGCCACGTGATTTTCAATTACGATTTACCTTGGAATCCCATGATGATCGAACAACGTATTGGTCGTGTAGACCGTATTGGACAAAAACATCCTGTACAAGCCTTCAATTTACTAACCAACAACAGTGTAGACCAAAGAGTTTATGAGGTAATTGAAGAGAAGCTTACCAATATTTTAGAACAATTTGGGATTGATAAATCATCGGATGTATTGGATTCAGCAATTGATATGAAAAAGGTCAATCAATTGTATTTACAAAGTTTATTAAATCCAGAACGATTTGATTTTGCAAGTGATAAATGGATGCATGAGATTAAAAGTAAATTAAAAGAGTTTAAATCAACAGAAGGCATTTTACCTTTAGTTCAAGAAGAAGAAATTGAATATAAAAAAGCAGCGGATGTAAAACACAGTCCATTGCCTATTTGGTTAGAAAATTTATATACCACTTATGCGCAAATAAAAGGAACTTCTTATACCACAACGACTTTAGGCTATGCTATTTTAGGAGAAAATGGGCAAAAGAAGAAAATTACTTTTGATCCAGAAGTAGCTTTAAATAATCCAGATGTAGAGCATATTACCTTACAACATGACACTGTAAGAAGTTTATTAAATCAACTTTCTGAATTTTCTATCGATAAAGGAATTCCTGTTGTAAAATCGAAAGAATCAGATGAAACTTCAGGGTATTGGAGTTTATGGCAAGTAAGTGCTAAAAATCAATTAGATCAAAAGTTAGATTACATCAGTTGTTTTGTGGCAGATAATGGCAAACAATATACGGCTTATGCCAACGATATTTGGTCAAGATTAATGGGCTTAAACGATAATTTTTCGTTTCAATCTACTTTACACTCTGAGAATTGGCAAGATATCCAAAATAAAGTGAATGAGGTATTATACGAAACATTCAAAAAATTAGAGGCGGAATTAATTGAAAATTTGGATAAAAAATTAAAAAATAAAGAGAACGCTTACAACGTACAAAAAAGAAGAATAGAGAAAATAGGAATTGAAAACATTAGAGAATCAAAACTGAAACGATTAGACCAAGAACACAACAACTGGTTATCAAAAATGAAAGAATATCGTAATGTTATTCCTGGTTCTAAATTATTGATGACAATACGCATAGATGGAGAATAATTTCATATACCAAATCGCAAAGGATTTAAAATCTTACCATTCAAAAGTTCTTCGTGTCGAAAATTCTGATGGATTTTTAAAACGTAAAGATATCATTGCTGCTTTAAAGAATTTTGGTATTGATGTAGTATGTGGATCCAATTTAGAGTTACGCATCCAATATGAATTAAGAAATGAGGAAGAATATTGTGTTTTAATCAGTGACGATAATAATGGTTTTTTACCAGATATTATAGCAAATTCGTCTGCATTAATATGGTCTTTAGAGCATTATTTCAATTTTTTACATGTACCATCCATAAAGGATTTGGATAGTAAATTATTGAATAAGCTATTCAAGCAAGAAGTTTTTGTTCCATTAAATAAAGCAGATACTATAAAATTAATTGAAAAATTACGTTCAGAAAGCCTTATAGAAAACGAGGACGAACAAGAAAATCAATTAGTTGAAATTATTAAAGAAACACTAGCAGATACACCCATTAATTGGAATACCATTGCACGTGATATAGCTGAGTTAATCAAAAGAACAATCAAAAAGGGAACTTTAAATAAGTATGCCGAATTAATTACAGAAGTAAATGAATCTTTCCAAGTAGAATTGGAAGTGAATTATAAGCACATTAAAAATTCGAGTGCTGTAAAGAAACCTAAAATAGTATCTAAAGTTTTAGATCACTTAGCTTTTAATTATATAAAGGACAAAATAGCATTAATTGTAGTCGATGGATTAGCCTATTGGCAATATGTATTGCTGAAAGAAAAGTTAGATGTTGAAGCTGCTGAGCAAACCATTTATTCCTGGATTCCTTCTATTACACAACTTTCAAGACAAGCAATTTTCAGAGGATCTAATCCTTTAGTAGAATATAAACAGGCTCCTGCAAATGAAAGAAAAATGTGGGAGAACTATTGGATATCAAAGGGAATTCCTAAGCATCAAATCACCTATTTTCATAGTGAAAGCTTAGAAGAAAATAACCTAAACTATTCTAAAATTGCGGTTGTATATAAAGAGTTAGACGATAAAATGCACAGTTCCGATGATTATAAGGATTTATATGATTTGACAATGAATTGGATAGAGAAAACATCACTATTTAATGACATAGAGCTATTAATAAAAAACAATTTTAAAGTATTTTTGACAACCGATCACGGCAATATAGAAGCTAAATCTTGGAGATCATTAGTGGGGAAGGAAAAATTAGGTACCAATAAATCAGGTAGTCGAAGCGAAAGACATATTGAATATACAGATACCTGGTTAAAAGATGAACTATTCAATAATAACCCAGAACTTATAAATTTTGTAGTATCTGAAGAGAATGCACTCTATTTTAAAAATAACCTAAGTTTCTCTAACAAAGATACTTTAGTAACGCATGGAGGAGCACATGTTTTAGAAGTGCTTATTCCATTTATAGAAATTAAAAATAATGAAGAGTAAATCCATAGATATCAATC containing:
- a CDS encoding PglZ domain-containing protein; this translates as MENNFIYQIAKDLKSYHSKVLRVENSDGFLKRKDIIAALKNFGIDVVCGSNLELRIQYELRNEEEYCVLISDDNNGFLPDIIANSSALIWSLEHYFNFLHVPSIKDLDSKLLNKLFKQEVFVPLNKADTIKLIEKLRSESLIENEDEQENQLVEIIKETLADTPINWNTIARDIAELIKRTIKKGTLNKYAELITEVNESFQVELEVNYKHIKNSSAVKKPKIVSKVLDHLAFNYIKDKIALIVVDGLAYWQYVLLKEKLDVEAAEQTIYSWIPSITQLSRQAIFRGSNPLVEYKQAPANERKMWENYWISKGIPKHQITYFHSESLEENNLNYSKIAVVYKELDDKMHSSDDYKDLYDLTMNWIEKTSLFNDIELLIKNNFKVFLTTDHGNIEAKSWRSLVGKEKLGTNKSGSRSERHIEYTDTWLKDELFNNNPELINFVVSEENALYFKNNLSFSNKDTLVTHGGAHVLEVLIPFIEIKNNEE
- a CDS encoding helicase-related protein, whose protein sequence is MLYQNQPCELIGTKEVFGHKIAWIRLLENNTFIEVPFQELQEDEKTIHLPHIRYVALAAKIKDEVAKKNILAPYESSLVPLPHQILVLEKVMQAEQNRFMLADEVGMGKTIETGLILKELKLRGEIKRVLVIVPKSSMLQWQAELKEHFNEVFHIYDSEMITSLARTFSNINADEEFNFWRQHHQVIVSTDALKPLDRRQGWTQERIDEYNRYRMDAVLNADFDLVIIDEAHKMGGANALVSRYVLAQELCNAVPNVLLLTATPHRGKADHFRRILQLLDPDAFAGDGLPEISELEQYVIRTEKRNAVDYEGNKLFNERFTYKLDVLLDINKHAKQMALYEAVTQYVIKGFNTAKRTKNKATGLIMILFQRLVSSSTLAILSAMEKRLYRLQNNLLEADNDWSDDYETATEEELIDLDFEGIYFNASEGLEDEEAILVQLITQAKECLATEIDAKAEALLMKFEALQQEKNDTNLKILVFTEFRTTQKMLVDIFSKKGYQVAFINGGQDLDERKRALVSFKADKQILIATDAAGESLNMQFCHVIFNYDLPWNPMMIEQRIGRVDRIGQKHPVQAFNLLTNNSVDQRVYEVIEEKLTNILEQFGIDKSSDVLDSAIDMKKVNQLYLQSLLNPERFDFASDKWMHEIKSKLKEFKSTEGILPLVQEEEIEYKKAADVKHSPLPIWLENLYTTYAQIKGTSYTTTTLGYAILGENGQKKKITFDPEVALNNPDVEHITLQHDTVRSLLNQLSEFSIDKGIPVVKSKESDETSGYWSLWQVSAKNQLDQKLDYISCFVADNGKQYTAYANDIWSRLMGLNDNFSFQSTLHSENWQDIQNKVNEVLYETFKKLEAELIENLDKKLKNKENAYNVQKRRIEKIGIENIRESKLKRLDQEHNNWLSKMKEYRNVIPGSKLLMTIRIDGE